From one Bacilli bacterium genomic stretch:
- the fliY gene encoding flagellar motor switch phosphatase FliY yields MSGNKDYLSQEEIDALLRQTIEDGPDETLATDNLDTNQYLTTMEQDALGEIGNITFGSAATALSTLLGKKVDITTPKVSVIARQQLVQEFPQPHVAVSVNYVEGFQGINLLVIKTDDAKVIADLMLGGDGTNTEIELNEIHISAVQEAMNQMMGSSATSMSTIFNRFVNISPPGIDVLDFSKQTDNAAFPLEDVFIKISFRLTIADLIDSSLMQLLPISFAKEMVSTLLGESAAAENENDDSPQERTPAAAAPQTPVQPPVYEAPYQPNSGQPAAQMPPMQPPTQQPLQPQYGQPYQQQYGNFGMTNPARNVNVQPAQFANFAPNQLNSLESANLNLLLDIPLKVTVELGRTEKLIKEILELSQGSIVELDKLAGEPVDILVNNRLIAKGEVVVIDENFGVRVTDIVSQLDRIQKLQ; encoded by the coding sequence ATGAGCGGTAACAAAGATTATTTGTCCCAAGAAGAAATCGATGCTTTGTTGCGGCAAACGATTGAGGATGGCCCCGATGAAACGTTGGCGACTGACAATCTCGATACCAATCAGTATCTTACCACGATGGAACAGGATGCGCTGGGCGAAATCGGCAATATTACGTTTGGCAGCGCCGCGACGGCATTATCCACTTTGCTGGGAAAAAAGGTTGACATTACGACGCCCAAAGTGTCGGTCATCGCCCGTCAGCAGCTGGTGCAGGAATTTCCGCAGCCCCATGTCGCGGTTAGCGTCAATTATGTCGAGGGATTTCAGGGCATCAATTTGCTGGTCATCAAAACGGATGACGCGAAGGTCATCGCGGATTTGATGCTCGGGGGCGACGGCACCAATACGGAGATCGAATTAAACGAGATTCATATAAGCGCCGTACAGGAAGCGATGAATCAGATGATGGGCTCTTCCGCAACTTCGATGTCGACCATTTTCAATCGGTTTGTCAATATTTCTCCTCCCGGCATCGACGTTTTGGATTTTTCCAAGCAAACGGACAATGCGGCGTTTCCGCTGGAAGACGTATTTATTAAAATCTCGTTTCGCCTGACCATAGCCGATTTGATCGACTCCAGTCTCATGCAGCTGCTTCCGATTTCATTTGCGAAAGAGATGGTGTCAACGCTTTTGGGCGAAAGCGCCGCAGCGGAAAACGAAAACGATGATAGCCCGCAGGAAAGAACGCCCGCGGCCGCAGCGCCGCAAACGCCCGTGCAGCCGCCGGTCTACGAAGCGCCTTATCAACCGAACAGCGGCCAGCCGGCAGCGCAAATGCCGCCCATGCAACCGCCAACGCAGCAGCCGCTGCAGCCGCAGTACGGGCAGCCTTATCAACAACAGTATGGAAATTTCGGAATGACCAATCCGGCACGCAATGTGAATGTCCAACCCGCCCAATTTGCAAATTTCGCGCCAAATCAACTAAATTCGCTGGAATCGGCAAATTTGAATTTGCTACTGGATATTCCATTGAAAGTTACAGTAGAATTAGGAAGAACAGAAAAATTGATCAAAGAAATTCTCGAATTATCGCAAGGATCCATTGTTGAACTGGATAAGCTTGCCGGGGAACCTGTCGATATTTTGGTGAACAACCGGTTGATCGCCAAGGGCGAAGTGGTTGTCATCGATGAAAATTTCGGCGTGCGGGTAACCGACATCGTCAGCCAGTTGGACAGAATACAAAAATTACAATAA
- a CDS encoding response regulator, whose protein sequence is MANKILIVDDAAFMRMMIKDILSKNGFEVVGEANDGSQALEKYRELKPDLVTMDITMPEMDGITALKEIKKIDSNAKVIMCSAMGQQAMVIDAIQAGAKDFIVKPFQADRVIEAIKKTLG, encoded by the coding sequence ATGGCAAACAAGATTTTAATTGTCGACGATGCAGCATTTATGAGAATGATGATCAAGGATATTTTAAGCAAAAATGGCTTCGAAGTCGTGGGCGAGGCGAATGACGGTTCCCAGGCGTTGGAGAAATACCGCGAATTAAAGCCCGATTTGGTCACGATGGATATTACCATGCCGGAAATGGACGGGATCACAGCGTTGAAAGAAATCAAAAAAATCGACAGCAACGCGAAAGTGATTATGTGCTCGGCCATGGGGCAACAAGCGATGGTAATCGATGCGATTCAAGCAGGCGCAAAAGATTTTATCGTGAAACCTTTTCAGGCTGACAGGGTAATTGAGGCGATTAAAAAGACGCTGGGCTAA
- a CDS encoding flagellar biosynthetic protein FliO: protein MPAIRKMLPRVSVCLPFVYFADFARANADDPNPGDLPVTGGGPSENMFASAFLVLFVLVVIMIMILLLTRFLAKKNRQFFAHRSIRLVAGIPFGQNKSLQIVEIGGKIYILGVGNDIRLLEKIDDPALVEQLLGKLESDYNKGVLQIPILDGTIKFLRRKLRVHRLHEKNGQDQTAQQFQQILYEKLRTATLRNRSVHEQEMDANREDRSDQT from the coding sequence TTGCCCGCTATTCGGAAAATGTTGCCCCGCGTTTCGGTTTGTTTGCCATTTGTCTATTTTGCCGATTTTGCGAGAGCCAATGCCGACGACCCAAATCCCGGCGACCTGCCGGTAACGGGCGGCGGTCCATCCGAAAATATGTTTGCGAGCGCATTTTTGGTTTTGTTTGTGCTTGTCGTCATCATGATCATGATTTTATTGCTTACGCGCTTTCTCGCCAAAAAGAACAGGCAGTTTTTCGCGCATCGCTCGATCCGTTTGGTCGCGGGAATTCCGTTCGGCCAAAACAAGTCGCTGCAAATTGTGGAAATCGGCGGAAAGATCTATATCCTTGGCGTCGGCAACGATATTCGCCTATTGGAAAAAATCGACGATCCGGCTTTAGTGGAACAACTCCTCGGCAAATTGGAAAGCGACTACAACAAAGGGGTGCTGCAAATCCCGATATTGGACGGCACAATCAAATTTCTGCGCCGGAAATTACGAGTGCATCGGCTCCATGAAAAGAATGGGCAAGATCAGACTGCGCAGCAATTTCAGCAAATTCTGTATGAAAAATTGCGGACGGCAACGCTCCGTAATCGCAGTGTGCACGAGCAGGAAATGGATGCAAATCGGGAGGACAGGTCTGATCAAACATGA
- the fliP gene encoding flagellar type III secretion system pore protein FliP (The bacterial flagellar biogenesis protein FliP forms a type III secretion system (T3SS)-type pore required for flagellar assembly.), translating to MQKKTCLAVAVFVVSMLLSSSSAYAETPAIPGIPLPMNDNPADVGNTISIILLLTILSIAPSILVLMTSFTRIVIVLGFVRTALGTQQMPPNQVIVGLALFLTFFIMAPTISEINQTALQPYLNHQITSQTEALQKASLPLKKFMYRQTREKDLLLFLQYAKAEKPKTYEDIPLTALIPAFAISELKTAFQMGFMIFIPFLVIDMIVSSVLMSMGMMMLPPVMISLPFKILLFILVDGWHLVVKSLLLSFNQ from the coding sequence ATGCAAAAAAAAACATGCCTTGCAGTTGCGGTTTTCGTTGTCAGCATGCTGCTTTCGTCATCAAGCGCCTATGCCGAGACGCCTGCGATCCCGGGCATACCGCTCCCGATGAATGACAATCCGGCGGATGTAGGCAATACGATTTCCATCATATTGTTGCTGACCATTCTGAGTATCGCTCCGTCCATACTTGTCTTGATGACCAGTTTTACGCGAATTGTCATCGTGCTTGGTTTTGTTAGGACCGCCCTGGGAACGCAGCAAATGCCGCCGAATCAGGTAATAGTGGGTCTTGCTTTATTTTTAACGTTTTTTATCATGGCGCCTACGATCAGCGAAATCAATCAAACCGCGTTGCAGCCTTACTTAAACCATCAGATCACATCGCAAACGGAAGCGCTGCAAAAAGCGTCGCTTCCGCTTAAAAAGTTTATGTACAGGCAAACGCGCGAGAAAGATTTGCTGTTGTTTTTACAATACGCGAAAGCGGAGAAACCGAAAACATATGAGGATATTCCGCTTACGGCGCTGATCCCGGCTTTCGCCATCAGCGAGTTGAAGACGGCGTTTCAAATGGGATTTATGATTTTTATACCTTTTCTCGTTATCGACATGATCGTGTCCAGCGTTTTAATGTCAATGGGGATGATGATGCTTCCGCCGGTCATGATTTCGCTGCCGTTCAAAATTTTGCTGTTTATTTTGGTGGATGGCTGGCACCTTGTCGTCAAATCACTGCTGCTCAGCTTCAATCAATAG
- the fliQ gene encoding flagellar biosynthesis protein FliQ → MSAEFIIRLASEAVYTVLKASAPMLAIALIVGLLVSIFQATTQIQEQTLAFVPKIVAVLLALLLFGRWILNTLVDFTYDLLNNLYHYIG, encoded by the coding sequence ATGAGTGCGGAATTTATCATCCGGTTGGCCAGCGAAGCCGTGTATACCGTTTTGAAAGCTAGCGCGCCGATGCTTGCGATTGCCTTGATTGTAGGACTATTGGTCAGCATATTCCAGGCGACGACGCAAATACAGGAACAGACGCTAGCGTTTGTGCCGAAAATTGTCGCCGTTTTGCTCGCGCTGTTGCTTTTTGGCCGCTGGATTTTGAATACGCTTGTCGATTTTACTTATGATTTGTTGAACAATTTGTACCATTATATCGGATAG